The window CAACCGGTGACCCAAGTTCAGATTTAGCTCAGCTTCTTGCTGCAAAGCATAAAGAATGGTTAACGTATTCATGGTCATCCTATACAAAAGAAGCTCATAAAGGACTTGCGGAAATGTATGTCGCAGACGAACGCTTTAAAGCCAACTACGACAAGACAGTTGAAGGTGGCACCGAGTTTTTAAGAGATGCGATTTTAGTTTATGTAGATAAACAATAACCGATTTTTGTTTAATTTTAGCCATACTATTCCTATGAAGGACACTTTAAGAATAAGATCAGTGAAAAGGTCCTTCATAGGCTTGATGAAACGCGTTTCGACCAATGATTTACCCTCATGATGCGTTTCATTCAATTGTATAAAAGCGTTTTTACTATAACTTGGCTTAGAACTCAATTCATTTCTTTTCACTTCTATAACAGTTCTCTTCGCGCAACTCTCTTTTTTAATTAGTCTTTTTTCTATGTAAAAATGAAGAGTATATTGTTCATACTATATATGAATTATTTCCGAAGACACTTAACTGCCTCATAAAGGAGCAATTTCTAACTATGCAAAAACATGAAAAAAAGCTGAAGAAAATACACTATGATCATGAAAATCAGGAATACATAGTTTTAAACAAATGCCCACATTGCAATTTAGAAATTCATCCTACAACTGAAAATACGTATTCACTTGAAAATAATAGCTTTAAATTAAGTGTCATTTCTTTAACTTGCCCTTCATGTAAAAACGACTATTTTATATTCAATGATAATCGCAATGAGACGATAACAAATGAAAAATACCTTATTTCCATTCCAAAGTACGGTTTTAATGAGAGCTCATTGATTAAAAATACATCGACAAAGTTTCAAAACCTATACACTCAATCTACAAACTGCGAACTTTTGGGATACTATGATATTGCCTATTTCGGTTATATTAAGTCCCTTGAGATTTTACTAAAGGATATCGCCATATTGGAGCATCCTGATTCTGAGGATATTATTCTTTTTTGTAATGTCATTGCCTGTTTAGAGCAATTTCATTCGACAAACATCCACCTCTTCTCTAAAAAATTACTTGAGGTTTTGAAAAATGATTATCTACATTATCAGAAAAACACTAATTTCTATGAATATTCAGAGCTTGTAAAGGACTGCATCGATTATTTTTTACTCTATTTAGAATTACTTTTAAAAACATTAACATTAAATGAAACCAAAAAACCTTCAGATTAATAGAACTTCGAGGCTGGGACAAAACCCAAAAACACCATTTTCTCAAGTAGAAAAATAGTGTTTTTTCGTTGTGGTGGAGATTGATTTCCGTTCCGGGTACGCTTTTTCGCGGGCACTGCCCGAGCCTGTAGTCTCGGGCGTTGTGCTATTCCCGCAAGAGTCGACCCTATACTTCAATCAATTATGAAAGTATCAAATTTGCGCTAACTTTCTTATGATTTCTACTTATGTCCCAGCCTCTTTTTTCCCGAGCGTTCCTTGTCTCAATTATGCATACTTAACATTTTTAAGGGAAAACTAGAACTAAAAGGAGATTTTTCATGCCAAAAATTTCATCTATTAGTACATACAATCCCCCACATAAACTAGAACAAAGTAATATTGAGCAACTAACCAAGGAACTATTTACGAATAATATCCCTCAACTGGAACGCTTATTGAAAGTATTTGAAAACGGCGAGATAAAACAACGTCATTTTTGTGTTCCATTAGAATGGCATAAGAAAGACCATAGCTTTGAAGAACGGAATGATTTGTATATCGATTTAGCTGTGGAGTACGGTGTTACCGTTATTAAATCCTGCCTTTCAAATACGAGCTTTTTAGAGCAGCCTCTCTCATCTAATGAGATTGATGGGATTATCTTTGTATCCAGTACAGGAATTTCCACCCCCAGCATTGACGCACGGATCATGAACAAACTAGAATTTTCTGATCGATTGAAGCGTATACCTATTTGGGGACTTGGATGTGCAGGTGGTGCTGCAGGGATAAGTAGAGCATTTGATTACTGCTTAGCTCACCCAGAAGAAAAGGTGCTCGTTGTCTGTGTGGAACTTTGCAGCTTAACATTTCAAGCAAATGATTTTTCAAAAAGTAACTTAGTAGGTGCCTCTCTCTTTGCAGATGGAGTTTCCTGTCTTTTAGTCTGCGGTGATAACGTTCCAATAAAAAATAAAATGCCTATGCCTTATATTGTGAATACAGCTTCGAAATGGATGCCAGATTCAGAAGGTGTCATGGGATGGGATGTAAAAAATGATGGACTTCACGTTATTTTCTCTAGAGACATACCGACTATTATTAACAAATGGCTCGGTCCATTTATCGATGACTTTTTAGAGGAACAAAAGCTTACTAAGGAACAAATTAAAAATTTAGTGGCCCATCCTGGAGGAAAAAAGGTTTTAGCTGCCTATGAAGAAGCCTTAAATATGACCGAACAGCATACGGCCATATCAAGAAAAGTACTTCAACAAAAT is drawn from Lysinibacillus sp. SGAir0095 and contains these coding sequences:
- a CDS encoding type III polyketide synthase; this encodes MPKISSISTYNPPHKLEQSNIEQLTKELFTNNIPQLERLLKVFENGEIKQRHFCVPLEWHKKDHSFEERNDLYIDLAVEYGVTVIKSCLSNTSFLEQPLSSNEIDGIIFVSSTGISTPSIDARIMNKLEFSDRLKRIPIWGLGCAGGAAGISRAFDYCLAHPEEKVLVVCVELCSLTFQANDFSKSNLVGASLFADGVSCLLVCGDNVPIKNKMPMPYIVNTASKWMPDSEGVMGWDVKNDGLHVIFSRDIPTIINKWLGPFIDDFLEEQKLTKEQIKNLVAHPGGKKVLAAYEEALNMTEQHTAISRKVLQQNGNMSSPTVHYVLEQFMLNEENPNTYGLLLALGPGFSGEALLLQWRD